One stretch of Streptomyces sp. 135 DNA includes these proteins:
- the murJ gene encoding murein biosynthesis integral membrane protein MurJ, translating to MNAPYDGDRGQGSGGPASPGGPPQDSADYGQQVPPQPAPDAYLQDAYEEDPYRARDLSAQDPVTEALYDRAAHPPPPPGTYPQQPLYGPPAAPEHAPDPRVWAQTPAPEPEGPTRHLPYGDDARTTQFVGVDDLVTQAGEERHEPDAFAHLYRDQQPGGYRGQQVDYQQGGYPQDNGYPQGDGYPQGNGGYPQENGYPQTGGYPQTGGYPQSSGYPQSGGYQQPVNGGYTPADQPIVPAPAPAPAPTPAQAPAPAPAPAPTPTPAPKSGGRAASLLKSSAVMAAGTLVSRLTGFIRSALIVSALGVGLLGDTFQVVYQIPTMIYILTVGGGLNSVFVPQLVRSMKEDEDGGEAYANRLLTLVMVALGLLTALGIVLAPQLVRVMSVPVANDPAATEVGTTLLRYFLPSIFFMGIHVVMGQILNARGKFGAMMWTPVLNNIVIIAALGMFIGVYGTSASSSMNVESIPPEAERLLGFGVLLGLVVQALAMIPYLRETGFKLRPRFDWKGHGLGKAAKLAKWTILFVLANQAGALVVTQLATAATTDLPSTSGIGFSAYANAQLIWGLPQAIITVSLMAALLPRLSRSAQDGDPGSVRDDISQGLRTTAVAIVPIAFGFVALGIPMCTLIFGSSGSAQATNMGYMLMAFGLGLIPYSVQYVVLRAFYAYEDTRTPFYNTVIVAAMNAAASAACYFALPTRWAVTGMAAAYGLSYAIGVGVAWQRLRKRLGGDLDGSRVLRTYARLGIAALPAAILAGGAAYAITKSLGQGVLGSLAALVAGGAVLLGVFFVAAKRMRIEELNSMVGMVRGRLGR from the coding sequence ATGAACGCGCCGTACGACGGTGACCGTGGCCAGGGCTCGGGCGGCCCTGCCTCGCCCGGAGGCCCGCCGCAGGACTCAGCCGACTACGGGCAGCAGGTTCCACCGCAGCCCGCGCCCGACGCGTACCTCCAGGACGCCTACGAGGAGGACCCCTACCGGGCGCGGGACCTCTCCGCCCAGGATCCGGTGACCGAGGCGCTCTACGACCGCGCGGCGCACCCCCCGCCGCCGCCCGGCACCTACCCGCAGCAGCCGCTCTACGGCCCGCCGGCCGCCCCCGAGCACGCCCCTGACCCCCGCGTGTGGGCCCAGACGCCGGCCCCCGAGCCGGAGGGCCCGACCCGGCACCTTCCGTACGGCGACGACGCCCGTACGACGCAGTTCGTCGGCGTCGACGACCTGGTCACCCAGGCGGGCGAGGAGCGCCACGAGCCGGACGCCTTCGCGCACCTCTACCGCGACCAGCAGCCCGGCGGCTACCGCGGCCAGCAGGTCGACTACCAGCAGGGCGGTTATCCGCAGGACAACGGCTACCCCCAGGGCGACGGCTATCCGCAGGGCAACGGCGGCTACCCCCAGGAGAACGGCTACCCCCAGACCGGTGGCTACCCCCAGACCGGTGGCTATCCCCAGAGCTCCGGCTACCCCCAGAGCGGCGGCTACCAGCAGCCGGTCAACGGCGGCTACACGCCCGCCGACCAGCCGATCGTCCCCGCCCCCGCGCCGGCCCCGGCTCCCACGCCCGCACAGGCACCAGCACCGGCACCAGCACCGGCACCGACACCGACACCGGCCCCCAAGTCGGGGGGCCGCGCGGCGAGCCTGCTGAAGTCCAGTGCCGTCATGGCGGCAGGCACGCTCGTCTCGCGCCTCACCGGCTTCATCCGCTCCGCACTGATCGTCTCGGCGCTCGGCGTCGGTCTGCTCGGCGACACCTTCCAGGTCGTCTACCAGATCCCGACGATGATCTACATCCTCACCGTCGGCGGTGGGCTCAACTCCGTCTTCGTGCCCCAGCTGGTGCGCTCCATGAAGGAGGACGAGGACGGCGGCGAGGCGTACGCCAACCGCCTGCTGACCCTCGTCATGGTGGCGCTCGGCCTGCTCACCGCCCTGGGCATCGTCCTCGCCCCCCAGCTGGTGCGCGTGATGTCCGTCCCGGTCGCCAACGACCCGGCGGCGACCGAGGTCGGCACCACGCTGCTGCGCTACTTCCTGCCCTCGATCTTCTTCATGGGCATCCACGTGGTGATGGGCCAGATCCTCAACGCGCGCGGAAAGTTCGGCGCGATGATGTGGACCCCGGTCCTCAACAACATCGTCATCATCGCCGCGCTCGGCATGTTCATCGGGGTGTACGGGACCTCGGCGTCGTCCAGCATGAACGTCGAAAGCATCCCGCCGGAGGCCGAGCGCCTCCTCGGTTTCGGTGTCCTGCTCGGTCTCGTCGTGCAGGCCCTGGCGATGATCCCGTACCTGCGCGAGACCGGGTTCAAGCTGCGTCCGCGCTTCGACTGGAAGGGCCACGGCCTGGGCAAGGCCGCCAAGCTCGCCAAGTGGACGATCCTGTTCGTGCTGGCCAACCAGGCGGGCGCCCTCGTCGTCACCCAGCTGGCCACCGCAGCCACCACCGACCTGCCCTCCACGAGTGGCATCGGCTTCTCCGCCTACGCCAACGCCCAGCTCATCTGGGGCCTCCCGCAGGCGATCATCACGGTGTCCCTGATGGCGGCCCTGCTGCCCCGGCTCTCCCGCTCGGCCCAGGACGGCGACCCCGGATCCGTCCGTGACGACATCTCCCAGGGCCTACGCACGACAGCGGTCGCGATCGTGCCCATCGCCTTCGGGTTCGTCGCGCTCGGCATCCCGATGTGCACGCTGATCTTCGGTTCCTCGGGCAGCGCCCAGGCCACGAACATGGGCTACATGCTGATGGCCTTCGGTCTCGGCCTGATCCCCTACTCCGTGCAGTACGTCGTGCTGCGGGCCTTCTACGCCTACGAGGACACGCGCACCCCCTTCTACAACACGGTCATCGTGGCCGCGATGAACGCCGCCGCCTCGGCGGCCTGCTACTTCGCGCTGCCCACCCGCTGGGCCGTCACCGGCATGGCCGCCGCCTACGGCCTCTCGTACGCCATCGGCGTGGGCGTCGCCTGGCAGCGGCTGCGCAAGCGGCTCGGCGGCGACCTGGACGGTTCCCGCGTACTGCGTACGTATGCCAGGCTCGGTATCGCCGCGCTGCCCGCGGCGATCCTCGCGGGCGGCGCCGCGTACGCGATCACCAAGAGCCTGGGACAGGGTGTCCTCGGATCGCTGGCGGCCTTGGTCGCGGGCGGTGCCGTACTGCTGGGAGTCTTCTTCGTCGCCGCGAAGCGCATGCGCATCGAGGAGCTCAACTCCATGGTGGGCATGGTCCGAGGCCGTCTCGGTCGCTGA
- a CDS encoding DUF6049 family protein: MAEAADFPGTSPSPARRWLRRTAALLVGTPLLAGLLQAPVGPVAHAAVPSAPADATGSGTVDVSLDALTPTAPDEDDKITVSGTVTNQGKQTVTGAQVRLRVGSAPLGGRSEIDGAAKRTGFQPGLDGTEVGGKYVDKFAKLVPGVRQDFSVSVPVKALHLGADGVYQLSVALTGQNAAQPYPQVLGIERTFLPWQTEAVDTKTKTTYLWPLIADTHLTAKTESDEQQTPVFRNDELADDLAPGGRLQQLLALGSDLDVTWVIDPDLLASVEAMTKGYRIQNPDGRTTRAGKHQAVATAWLNDLEAAVKGKKVVALPFADPDLASLAHNGRAVTGSLSHLKEATDAGASAVDTILHVKPSTDFAWPADGAIDPSIVDVSTSAGAHTVIARSDSLRETDGLTYSPTAARPIGGGTTAVVADARLSTAFQGDMTEAENSTLAVQEFVAQSLMINLQDPGRQRSIVVAPQRMPTASQAQAMAKALTTLQDGQWSEFDDLTTAAKAKPDPRATTRVPSTGSYPAALRKQELPRSAFESIHETQGMLERFQVILTEKDRVVTPFGRAIDREMSTSWRGRPSEATTYQAGVKNYLRELTEQVALIERSDAKLSGRSATIPVSVQNNLVQGVGHLNLRLFSENPTRLKIGDGQYEEIPIEVAGGHSQSVKFTTTANANGPVPVYAQLYTEDGEPYGEPVAFEVNVTEVTPAVMLVIAGGLLLLVLAGFRMYTQRKRAARKPAVQEGPDEGPDGGSGPASGEGDPEQPSDPTPDTAPESTDPSDTGERVDR, translated from the coding sequence GTGGCCGAGGCGGCAGACTTCCCGGGGACGAGCCCCTCACCTGCCCGCCGGTGGCTGCGGCGCACCGCAGCACTGCTGGTGGGTACCCCTTTGCTGGCCGGCCTCCTACAGGCCCCGGTCGGCCCCGTGGCGCACGCCGCCGTGCCGAGCGCGCCGGCCGACGCCACCGGTTCCGGCACCGTCGACGTATCGCTGGACGCCCTGACCCCGACCGCTCCCGACGAAGACGACAAGATCACCGTCTCCGGCACGGTCACCAACCAGGGCAAGCAGACGGTGACCGGGGCCCAGGTCAGGCTGCGGGTGGGATCGGCGCCCCTCGGCGGCCGGAGTGAGATCGACGGCGCCGCGAAGCGCACCGGCTTCCAGCCGGGGCTCGACGGCACGGAGGTCGGCGGCAAGTACGTCGACAAGTTCGCCAAGCTCGTGCCCGGCGTCCGGCAGGACTTCAGCGTCTCCGTGCCCGTCAAGGCCCTGCACCTCGGCGCCGACGGCGTCTACCAGCTGAGCGTCGCCCTCACCGGCCAGAACGCCGCGCAGCCCTACCCGCAGGTGCTCGGCATCGAGCGCACCTTCCTGCCGTGGCAGACCGAGGCCGTCGACACGAAGACGAAGACGACCTACCTGTGGCCGCTCATCGCCGACACGCACCTCACGGCGAAGACCGAGTCCGACGAACAGCAGACGCCTGTTTTCAGGAACGACGAACTGGCCGACGACCTCGCGCCGGGCGGCCGTCTCCAGCAGCTCCTGGCCCTCGGCAGCGACCTCGACGTCACCTGGGTCATCGATCCGGACCTGCTCGCCTCCGTCGAGGCGATGACGAAGGGCTACCGGATCCAGAACCCCGACGGACGGACGACCAGGGCGGGCAAGCACCAGGCGGTGGCCACCGCCTGGCTCAACGACCTGGAAGCCGCGGTCAAGGGCAAGAAGGTCGTCGCGCTGCCGTTCGCCGACCCCGACCTCGCGTCCCTCGCGCACAACGGCAGGGCCGTGACCGGGTCCCTCAGCCACCTCAAGGAGGCCACCGACGCGGGAGCCAGCGCGGTGGACACGATCCTCCACGTGAAGCCGAGCACGGACTTCGCGTGGCCCGCCGACGGGGCGATCGACCCGTCCATCGTCGACGTCTCGACCTCCGCGGGCGCCCATACGGTGATCGCCCGCAGTGACAGCCTCCGCGAGACCGACGGCCTGACGTACTCCCCGACCGCGGCCCGGCCCATCGGCGGCGGTACGACCGCCGTGGTGGCCGACGCACGCCTCTCCACGGCCTTCCAGGGCGACATGACGGAAGCCGAGAACTCCACGCTGGCCGTCCAGGAGTTCGTCGCCCAGAGCCTGATGATCAACCTCCAGGACCCCGGCAGGCAGCGCAGCATCGTCGTCGCGCCGCAGCGCATGCCCACGGCCAGTCAGGCCCAGGCGATGGCGAAGGCGCTGACCACGCTCCAGGACGGGCAGTGGTCGGAGTTCGACGACCTGACCACGGCGGCGAAGGCGAAGCCGGACCCGAGGGCCACGACGCGGGTCCCGTCGACCGGGTCCTACCCGGCCGCGCTGCGCAAGCAGGAGCTGCCCCGGTCGGCGTTCGAGTCGATCCACGAGACCCAGGGCATGCTCGAGCGCTTCCAGGTGATCCTCACCGAGAAGGACCGCGTGGTCACGCCCTTCGGAAGGGCCATAGACCGCGAGATGTCGACGTCCTGGCGCGGCCGCCCGTCGGAGGCGACCACCTACCAGGCCGGCGTCAAGAACTACCTGCGGGAGCTCACCGAGCAGGTGGCTCTGATCGAGAGGTCCGACGCGAAGCTCTCCGGGCGCAGCGCGACCATCCCGGTGTCGGTGCAGAACAACCTGGTGCAGGGCGTCGGCCACCTGAACCTGCGGCTGTTCTCGGAGAACCCCACCCGCCTGAAGATCGGCGACGGTCAGTACGAAGAGATCCCCATCGAGGTCGCTGGCGGTCACTCCCAGTCGGTGAAGTTCACCACCACGGCCAACGCCAACGGCCCGGTCCCGGTCTATGCCCAGCTCTACACGGAGGACGGCGAGCCCTACGGGGAGCCAGTGGCCTTTGAGGTCAATGTCACCGAGGTCACTCCCGCGGTGATGCTCGTCATCGCCGGCGGTCTCCTCCTGCTCGTACTCGCCGGTTTCCGGATGTACACGCAGCGCAAGCGTGCGGCGCGGAAGCCCGCCGTGCAGGAAGGCCCCGACGAGGGTCCCGACGGGGGATCCGGTCCCGCGTCCGGGGAAGGCGACCCCGAGCAGCCGAGTGACCCGACACCGGACACCGCCCCGGAAAGCACCGACCCGTCGGACACGGGTGAGAGAGTGGACCGTTGA
- a CDS encoding CCA tRNA nucleotidyltransferase, whose translation MPNANEDNPSALSQVQRRAVSELLRVSPVADDLARRFQEAGFSLALVGGSVRDALLGRLGNDLDFTTDARPEDVLKIVRPWADAVWEVGIAFGTVGCQKEGYQIEVTTYRSEAYDRTSRKPEVSYGDSIEEDLVRRDFTVNAMAVALPEKEFVDPHGGLEDLSERVLRTPGTPEESFSDDPLRMMRAARFAAQLDFEVAPEVVAAMKAMAERIDIVSAERVRDELNKLILSAYPRKGLALLVDTGLAARVLPELPALRLERDEHHRHKDVYDHSLIVLEQAMALETDGPDLTLRLAALLHDIGKPKTRRFESDGRVSFHHHEVVGAKMVKKRMTALKYSNELVKDVSRLVELHLRFHGYGTGEWTDSAVRRYVRDAGPLLERLHKLTRSDCTTRNKRKANALSRAYDGLEERIARLQEQEELDSIRPDLDGNDIMQVLDVGPGPVIGKAYKFLLELRLENGPMERDAAVAALKEWWATQD comes from the coding sequence GTGCCGAACGCCAACGAAGACAATCCCAGCGCACTGAGCCAGGTGCAGCGCCGCGCGGTCAGCGAATTGCTGCGTGTATCCCCTGTCGCGGACGATCTTGCCCGCCGTTTCCAGGAGGCCGGGTTCTCTCTCGCCCTGGTCGGTGGCTCGGTCAGGGACGCCCTCCTCGGCCGGCTCGGCAACGACTTGGACTTCACGACCGACGCCCGCCCCGAGGACGTACTGAAGATCGTCCGACCGTGGGCGGACGCGGTGTGGGAGGTCGGAATCGCCTTCGGCACGGTCGGCTGCCAGAAAGAGGGCTACCAGATCGAGGTCACGACGTACCGGTCCGAGGCGTACGACAGGACGTCGCGCAAGCCCGAGGTGTCCTACGGCGACTCCATCGAGGAAGACCTCGTCCGCCGTGACTTCACCGTGAACGCGATGGCCGTGGCGCTCCCCGAGAAGGAGTTCGTCGACCCGCACGGAGGCCTTGAGGACCTGTCCGAGCGTGTCCTGCGCACTCCGGGGACCCCCGAGGAGTCCTTCTCGGACGATCCGCTGCGGATGATGCGGGCCGCGCGGTTCGCCGCGCAGCTGGACTTCGAGGTGGCGCCCGAGGTCGTCGCCGCGATGAAGGCCATGGCCGAGCGCATCGACATCGTGTCCGCGGAGCGGGTACGGGACGAGCTGAACAAGCTGATCCTCTCCGCGTACCCGCGCAAGGGCCTCGCCCTCCTCGTCGACACGGGGCTCGCCGCGCGCGTCCTGCCGGAGCTGCCCGCGCTGCGCCTGGAGCGGGACGAGCACCACCGCCACAAGGACGTCTACGACCACTCGCTGATCGTCCTGGAGCAGGCGATGGCGCTGGAGACGGACGGACCGGACCTCACACTGCGGCTGGCCGCGCTGCTGCACGACATCGGCAAGCCGAAGACCCGTCGCTTCGAGAGCGACGGGCGGGTCTCCTTCCACCACCACGAGGTGGTCGGGGCCAAGATGGTCAAGAAGCGCATGACGGCGCTCAAGTACTCCAACGAGCTGGTGAAGGACGTCTCGCGCCTCGTCGAGCTCCACCTGCGCTTCCACGGCTACGGCACGGGTGAGTGGACGGACTCGGCCGTACGCCGCTATGTACGCGACGCCGGGCCGCTCCTGGAGCGCCTGCACAAGCTGACCCGCTCCGACTGCACGACGCGCAACAAGCGCAAGGCGAACGCGCTGTCGCGTGCGTACGACGGCCTGGAGGAGCGCATCGCCCGCCTCCAGGAACAGGAGGAGCTGGACTCGATCCGCCCCGACCTGGACGGCAACGACATCATGCAGGTCCTGGACGTGGGCCCTGGACCGGTGATCGGCAAGGCCTACAAGTTCCTCCTGGAGCTGCGGCTGGAGAACGGACCGATGGAGCGGGACGCGGCGGTGGCGGCGCTCAAGGAGTGGTGGGCGACGCAGGACTGA